A genomic region of Arcobacter sp. LA11 contains the following coding sequences:
- a CDS encoding response regulator transcription factor: MKILLLEDDTLLNEIIEEFLTDLDYDVISTYDGEEALETIYDNSFDLLILDVNVPSLSGFDLLKGLKDNSINIPTIFITSLHTSKDMEKGFNSGADDYIKKPFHLSELKLRINNIKRLRQIESSGFVKLNMDISYNYDTKVITVEEIETYLSKTESKVFEYFIKNQNKSISIEEISLNNWIYDDVPTATTIRTYIKNLRKVLGKDRITTIKGIGYKLNL, translated from the coding sequence ATGAAAATATTATTACTTGAAGATGATACTTTATTAAATGAAATCATAGAAGAATTTTTAACTGATTTAGATTATGATGTTATTTCAACTTATGATGGAGAAGAGGCTTTAGAAACTATCTATGATAACTCTTTTGACTTGTTAATACTTGATGTAAATGTTCCATCTTTAAGTGGTTTTGATCTATTAAAAGGGCTAAAAGACAATAGTATTAATATCCCTACAATTTTTATAACTTCACTTCATACTTCAAAAGATATGGAAAAAGGTTTTAATTCTGGTGCTGATGATTATATAAAAAAACCTTTTCATTTAAGTGAATTAAAATTACGAATAAACAATATAAAAAGACTTCGTCAAATTGAAAGTTCAGGGTTTGTAAAATTGAATATGGATATTTCATATAATTATGATACGAAAGTTATTACTGTAGAAGAGATAGAAACTTATTTATCAAAAACAGAATCAAAGGTTTTTGAATACTTTATAAAAAATCAAAATAAATCAATCTCAATTGAAGAGATATCTTTAAATAACTGGATATATGATGATGTACCTACTGCTACAACTATTAGAACATATATAAAGAACTTACGAAAAGTATTAGGAAAAGATAGAATCACTACTATTAAAGGAATAGGATATAAACTAAATCTTTAA
- a CDS encoding HAMP domain-containing sensor histidine kinase, whose protein sequence is MKQSKGLVIDLTRSEKNTFFRFLGLYLGSSFILLSVIFYLFYKIESKLHYDLITSNMQNVASKVSSSIIYAHMSELTINTTKLAKFIKYDYALYDKNHRRLAGNIDDRINLGERLQKIDENYILVDGTPRGHLGVYHIAIKENFFKDKITKLIEDIILYFVIIYSIIAIIGYYLANLFITPIINERRKLNNFIKDTTHELNTPITAILMSTSKDAIPTEKNMQRINLSAKRISEIYKDLVYLFLQDSSKKTTPSNLQLDKILKEQIEYFESFASKKQLKIISHLEPSTFLIDKENFIRLVNNIISNAIKYNNIGGTINIKLKDNTLSIEDTGIGIKKELLKDIFNRYYRATKDQGGFGIGLNIVYHICQEYNIKIEVESEEKIGTTFTLTF, encoded by the coding sequence TTGAAACAATCAAAGGGGTTGGTTATCGATTTAACAAGAAGTGAAAAAAATACTTTTTTTAGATTTCTAGGATTATATCTTGGTTCTTCTTTTATATTATTGTCAGTTATCTTCTATCTTTTTTATAAAATAGAATCAAAACTTCACTATGATTTGATCACTTCAAATATGCAAAATGTTGCTTCAAAAGTTTCATCAAGTATTATCTATGCACATATGTCTGAACTTACTATAAACACAACAAAACTTGCAAAGTTTATAAAATATGATTATGCTTTATATGATAAAAATCATCGAAGACTAGCTGGAAATATTGATGATAGAATAAACCTAGGAGAAAGACTTCAAAAAATTGATGAAAACTATATCCTAGTAGATGGAACGCCTAGAGGACATCTTGGAGTTTATCATATAGCTATAAAAGAAAATTTCTTTAAAGACAAAATCACAAAACTTATAGAAGATATTATTCTCTATTTTGTAATTATCTATTCTATTATTGCAATAATTGGTTACTATTTAGCAAATTTATTTATTACTCCTATAATAAATGAAAGAAGAAAGCTAAATAACTTTATAAAAGATACAACCCATGAACTAAATACTCCTATTACTGCAATTTTGATGAGTACAAGTAAAGATGCTATTCCTACAGAAAAAAATATGCAAAGAATCAATCTAAGTGCAAAAAGAATATCAGAGATATATAAAGATTTAGTCTATCTCTTTTTACAAGATAGTTCAAAAAAAACAACTCCATCAAATCTACAGCTAGATAAAATACTTAAAGAACAAATAGAATATTTTGAATCTTTTGCTTCAAAGAAACAACTTAAAATAATATCACACTTAGAACCCAGCACATTTTTAATAGATAAAGAAAACTTTATTAGACTTGTTAACAATATCATATCAAATGCTATCAAATACAATAATATTGGTGGAACAATAAATATAAAACTTAAAGATAATACGCTTTCAATAGAAGATACCGGAATAGGAATAAAAAAAGAACTCTTAAAAGATATTTTCAACCGTTACTATAGAGCAACTAAAGATCAAGGTGGTTTTGGTATTGGATTAAATATTGTTTATCATATTTGTCAAGAGTATAATATAAAAATAGAAGTAGAATCTGAAGAAAAAATAGGAACAACTTTTACTCTAACATTTTAA
- a CDS encoding response regulator transcription factor produces MKILLLEDDLILNEIIEEFLDSLEYEVISVYDGLKASEYIYDEHFDLLILDVNVPSITGFEFLKNLRENNITTPAIFITSLNSVDDMEEGFKAGADDYLKKPFELKELELRINNIKRLLHLEEDEIIIDDNIKFNTKLNFIDNDSIKTKLPLKEAQILKYLANNTNRCVSQDELSSNIWTYEGAPTSSTIRTYIKNIRKIIGDEYIETIKGVGYRFNKK; encoded by the coding sequence ATGAAGATATTACTATTAGAAGATGATTTAATTTTAAATGAAATAATAGAAGAGTTTTTAGACTCTTTAGAATATGAAGTAATCTCAGTATACGATGGTTTAAAAGCTAGTGAGTATATATATGATGAACATTTTGACTTACTTATATTAGATGTAAACGTCCCAAGTATAACAGGTTTTGAATTTTTAAAAAATTTAAGAGAAAACAATATAACTACTCCTGCAATATTTATTACCTCACTTAATTCTGTTGATGATATGGAAGAAGGGTTCAAAGCTGGAGCAGATGATTATTTAAAAAAACCCTTTGAATTAAAAGAGTTAGAACTTAGAATAAACAATATAAAAAGACTTCTACATTTAGAAGAAGATGAAATAATTATCGATGATAATATAAAGTTTAATACTAAACTAAATTTTATAGATAATGACTCAATAAAAACAAAACTTCCCCTAAAAGAAGCACAAATTTTAAAATATCTTGCAAACAATACAAATAGATGCGTATCACAAGATGAATTATCTTCAAATATTTGGACTTATGAAGGTGCACCAACTTCATCAACTATTAGAACATATATAAAGAATATTCGAAAAATTATAGGTGATGAATACATTGAAACAATCAAAGGGGTTGGTTATCGATTTAACAAGAAGTGA
- a CDS encoding YceI family protein produces MKLLTSVIAATVLSFSLANATPHSLDAGHSEVGFSVKHLMITNVKGEFNEFDATIDFDYKTKTFNKLNAVIQTKSVDTGIVKRDNHLRSEDFFLADKHPQITFNMKSYKGDGEEGVMIGDLTIRGISKEVKLNVEEIGTIKDLQGNNRVGFTLKGKINRGDFDLKWNKALELGGFAVGEKVKLEVEVQAIEQ; encoded by the coding sequence ATGAAACTATTAACTAGTGTAATTGCAGCGACAGTTTTATCTTTTAGTTTAGCTAATGCTACGCCTCATTCATTAGATGCAGGTCATTCAGAAGTTGGATTTTCTGTAAAACATTTAATGATTACTAATGTAAAGGGTGAATTTAACGAATTTGATGCGACTATTGATTTCGATTATAAAACTAAAACATTTAACAAGTTAAATGCAGTTATTCAAACAAAGTCAGTTGATACGGGAATAGTAAAAAGAGACAATCACTTAAGAAGTGAGGACTTTTTTCTAGCAGATAAACATCCTCAGATTACTTTTAATATGAAGTCATATAAAGGTGATGGTGAAGAAGGTGTTATGATTGGTGATTTAACAATTAGAGGTATTTCTAAAGAAGTAAAACTAAATGTTGAAGAAATAGGTACAATTAAAGATCTTCAGGGTAATAACCGTGTTGGATTTACTTTAAAAGGGAAAATTAATAGAGGTGATTTTGATCTTAAATGGAATAAAGCCTTAGAACTAGGTGGTTTTGCAGTAGGTGAAAAAGTAAAACTTGAAGTTGAAGTTCAAGCTATTGAACAATAA
- a CDS encoding DUF692 domain-containing protein produces MINIEGCGLGLRSDFLLDVKKSNFQPDWWEVTPENWMHMPKLFEKAFEEAVFSRPTIAHGLSLSIGSVDKLNRKFVKQVKEFLDRYNIEYYSEHLSFSSFDGKQSYELLPVPMTKKMVNHISDRVKEVEDIIQRNLILENATYYYVPYSEMREVDFINEVLEKSGAKMLLDVNNVFVNSVNHTFKARKFIDEIDKSKVAYMHMAGHFHDEDSNMKIDSHGMPINSGTWKLLEYTLKQINAPVMIERDNNIPPLETLADEYKQMKKIVKRVQNG; encoded by the coding sequence ATGATAAATATTGAAGGATGTGGTTTAGGATTAAGAAGTGATTTTCTTTTAGATGTAAAAAAGAGTAATTTTCAACCTGATTGGTGGGAAGTTACTCCAGAAAATTGGATGCATATGCCAAAACTTTTTGAGAAAGCATTTGAAGAAGCAGTTTTTTCTAGACCTACAATAGCTCATGGTTTATCATTATCAATAGGATCTGTTGACAAACTCAATCGTAAGTTTGTTAAACAGGTCAAAGAATTTTTAGATAGATACAATATAGAATACTATTCTGAACATCTTTCTTTTTCATCATTTGATGGAAAACAATCTTATGAACTTCTACCTGTTCCAATGACTAAAAAAATGGTAAATCATATTAGTGATAGAGTAAAAGAAGTTGAGGATATTATTCAAAGAAACTTAATACTTGAAAATGCTACATATTATTATGTACCTTATTCTGAGATGAGAGAAGTTGATTTTATAAACGAAGTACTTGAAAAGTCAGGTGCAAAAATGCTTCTTGATGTAAACAACGTTTTTGTAAATTCAGTAAATCATACTTTTAAAGCTAGAAAATTTATAGATGAAATTGATAAAAGTAAAGTAGCGTACATGCATATGGCAGGACATTTTCATGATGAAGATTCAAATATGAAAATAGACTCTCATGGTATGCCTATAAACTCTGGAACTTGGAAGTTATTAGAATATACTTTAAAACAAATAAACGCTCCTGTTATGATAGAAAGAGATAACAATATCCCTCCTTTAGAAACTTTAGCAGATGAGTATAAGCAGATGAAAAAGATTGTTAAAAGAGTTCAAAATGGCTAA
- a CDS encoding AraC family transcriptional regulator → MEKNIIHSAKFWKPDIQEDVILYKGHFNTFEFDKHVHEEYTITLVQEGRMKAFLDGFSHSFNKSAILTLNPDEVHACKTSNNEGYKYNSIYFKSSIFEKIFEDSSSKNIYFKKNTLENKEIYRKLSFLVSQNEKDSISKLDFECQFIDILKDIVYLNTNKNTQSNTSGNSSLILKAKEFMNDNFSLDLSLDDIANELNVSKYHLLRLFKEKTYLSPHTYLMLRRVEKAKQALQNGESIINTAYLCGFTDQSHLNKRFKAITGLTPGSYKSFFN, encoded by the coding sequence ATGGAAAAAAATATTATTCATTCTGCAAAATTTTGGAAACCCGATATCCAAGAAGATGTTATATTATATAAAGGTCATTTTAATACTTTTGAATTTGATAAACACGTCCATGAAGAGTATACAATTACTTTAGTTCAAGAAGGTAGGATGAAAGCCTTTTTAGATGGCTTTTCCCATAGTTTTAACAAATCAGCAATATTAACTCTAAATCCTGATGAAGTTCATGCTTGTAAAACTTCAAATAATGAAGGATATAAGTATAATTCTATTTATTTTAAGTCCTCTATTTTTGAGAAAATATTTGAAGATTCTTCTTCTAAAAATATATATTTTAAAAAGAATACTTTAGAAAATAAAGAGATATATAGAAAATTGTCTTTTTTAGTTTCTCAAAATGAAAAGGATTCTATTTCTAAGTTAGATTTTGAGTGTCAATTTATTGACATTTTAAAAGACATTGTGTATTTAAATACGAATAAAAATACGCAAAGTAATACATCTGGTAATTCATCACTTATCCTAAAAGCAAAAGAATTTATGAATGATAACTTCTCCCTAGATTTAAGTTTAGATGATATTGCAAATGAATTAAATGTTTCAAAATACCATCTACTAAGGCTTTTTAAGGAAAAAACATATCTTTCTCCTCATACGTATTTGATGTTAAGAAGAGTAGAAAAAGCAAAACAAGCTTTACAAAATGGTGAATCAATTATAAATACAGCATACCTTTGTGGATTTACTGACCAAAGTCATTTAAATAAAAGATTTAAAGCTATAACTGGACTTACCCCAGGCTCATATAAAAGTTTCTTTAATTAG
- a CDS encoding AzlC family ABC transporter permease has protein sequence MKNDFRNGFIANIPIGFSVFAYGSVLGILCTQKGVEFHELILMNFFIFAGSAQFVMVDMWSNTLDILGIILAALMINLRYFLVGASLNSLFISSNKKDKFKYMHLVADENWAITMGKLKTEELTPLFLFGGGVSILFTWSLGTISGYTLGEFITQPSKYGLDFAFVAIFTALAFNMYKGREDLIPWLITALCAVICEYFIPGKFYIVIGAVCGSISAVYLHKRQISE, from the coding sequence ATGAAAAATGATTTTAGAAATGGTTTTATAGCTAATATCCCAATAGGTTTTAGTGTTTTTGCATATGGTTCAGTATTAGGAATATTATGTACTCAAAAAGGTGTTGAGTTTCATGAATTGATATTAATGAACTTTTTTATTTTTGCAGGTTCTGCACAATTTGTTATGGTAGATATGTGGAGTAATACTTTAGATATTTTAGGAATAATTCTTGCTGCACTTATGATAAATCTTAGATATTTTTTAGTTGGAGCTTCTTTAAACTCTTTATTTATCTCAAGTAATAAAAAAGACAAATTTAAATATATGCATCTTGTTGCAGATGAGAACTGGGCTATTACTATGGGTAAATTAAAAACAGAAGAACTTACTCCTCTTTTTTTATTTGGTGGTGGAGTATCTATATTATTTACTTGGTCTTTAGGAACTATTAGTGGATATACCTTAGGAGAGTTTATAACACAGCCTTCAAAATATGGCTTAGACTTTGCTTTTGTTGCTATCTTTACTGCACTTGCATTTAATATGTATAAAGGAAGAGAGGATTTAATTCCTTGGCTTATAACAGCACTTTGTGCAGTAATATGTGAGTATTTTATTCCTGGAAAGTTTTATATAGTTATAGGTGCTGTTTGTGGTTCAATTAGTGCTGTGTACTTACATAAAAGGCAAATAAGTGAATGA
- a CDS encoding AzlD domain-containing protein has translation MNDIDLTALFVIFCVAIGTYSLRVSGLLLSNKLVKHENIKIFLDYLPATLLLSLVVPSILKEGVIGVVAILFIALFMYKTRSILLSMVIGVLIVAISRNFL, from the coding sequence GTGAATGACATAGATTTAACTGCATTATTTGTAATATTTTGTGTTGCAATAGGAACTTATAGTTTAAGAGTTTCAGGATTACTTCTTTCTAATAAATTAGTAAAACATGAGAATATAAAAATATTTTTGGACTATTTACCAGCTACTTTACTTTTATCTCTTGTTGTCCCTTCTATTTTAAAAGAAGGAGTTATAGGAGTCGTTGCGATACTTTTTATTGCTTTATTTATGTATAAAACACGAAGTATTCTATTATCAATGGTTATAGGTGTTTTAATTGTAGCAATTAGTAGGAATTTCCTATAA
- a CDS encoding DUF1835 domain-containing protein, with protein sequence MEYHILNGDCLKETLENEYSNLLIMREALIQGPIEEKDETSFFEKRANFISEKYKACSKEDYLKGLSEFEKIKAIEKKSIINLWFGKDVFCQVNFWFLLNLLKNKIDTNDFYLVIPNENQNCSFSNKEQREESFKKKITISKEDVKIFCKLWDLFTKKQYTKMRQEGKALESNYPFILKTIEAIINMQEVEKELIELSIEENDFKKLFQKISKKYSIYGYGDMQVMYIIGNSY encoded by the coding sequence ATGGAATATCATATTTTAAATGGTGATTGTCTAAAAGAAACTTTAGAAAATGAATATTCAAATCTTTTAATTATGAGAGAAGCTCTAATACAAGGTCCTATTGAAGAAAAAGATGAAACTTCTTTTTTTGAAAAAAGAGCAAATTTTATAAGTGAAAAATACAAAGCTTGCTCAAAAGAAGACTACCTTAAAGGTCTAAGTGAATTTGAAAAAATAAAAGCCATTGAAAAAAAATCAATCATAAACCTTTGGTTTGGAAAAGATGTTTTCTGTCAAGTTAACTTTTGGTTTTTACTAAATCTTTTAAAAAATAAAATAGATACTAATGACTTCTATCTAGTCATACCTAATGAAAATCAAAACTGTTCTTTTTCTAATAAAGAACAAAGAGAAGAATCTTTCAAAAAGAAAATCACTATTTCAAAAGAAGATGTTAAAATATTTTGTAAGCTATGGGATTTATTCACTAAAAAGCAATATACTAAGATGAGACAAGAGGGAAAAGCTTTAGAAAGTAACTACCCTTTTATATTAAAAACAATAGAAGCTATTATAAATATGCAAGAAGTTGAAAAAGAGTTGATTGAACTAAGTATTGAAGAGAATGATTTCAAAAAACTTTTTCAGAAAATATCTAAAAAATACAGTATCTATGGATATGGAGATATGCAAGTTATGTATATTATAGGAAATTCCTACTAA
- a CDS encoding MATE family efflux transporter produces the protein MSRRIKNSKHLITDDIPKLIKQIAIPASTGMFFNTMYNVVDTFYAGLISTEAISALSLSFMIFFTVIGLGYGFSSAITALIGNANGKNKHFLASLYAHKGIFFMQMLAVVLTIVGFITSPYLFKLLGASGAYLDTALDYMNVILAGTIFFMTNFALNAILMSKGDTKTYRNTLIFGFFANLILNPIFIYGFLFIPAMGIKGIALATVLIQLINIVYMLYKVMQTKMIHFDNLRYFLPHKKIYKDLITQGIPSSMNMLIMALGSIILMYFVSLYGVKAVAGYGIGFRVEQLMLLPALGLSSAVLSIVSNNFGAKKYDRVQETLNKALKYGFYISTFGIVFLYIFGKIIIQQFDNDLEVIAYGFDYILVEVWIFYAYVILFICVSTLQAIKKPKMILYIALYRQIIAKFLVAYIFVIWLALDYIYLWVGVLIMIYTAAIFAYIYTQRMLKKLCV, from the coding sequence ATGAGTAGAAGAATAAAAAACTCAAAACACTTAATAACAGATGATATTCCTAAACTTATAAAACAAATAGCAATACCTGCAAGTACAGGTATGTTTTTTAACACTATGTACAATGTTGTAGATACTTTCTACGCAGGTCTTATTTCTACAGAAGCTATTTCAGCTTTATCTTTATCTTTTATGATTTTCTTTACAGTTATTGGATTAGGTTATGGTTTTTCTTCAGCTATTACTGCTTTAATTGGAAATGCAAATGGAAAAAATAAACACTTTCTAGCTTCATTATACGCACATAAAGGTATATTCTTTATGCAAATGCTTGCTGTTGTACTAACAATAGTAGGTTTTATTACCTCTCCCTATCTTTTTAAACTCCTTGGAGCTAGTGGAGCTTATTTGGATACTGCATTAGATTATATGAATGTGATATTAGCAGGAACAATATTTTTTATGACTAACTTTGCTTTAAATGCAATTTTAATGTCAAAGGGTGATACTAAAACATATAGAAATACTTTGATATTTGGATTTTTTGCAAACTTAATTTTAAACCCAATATTTATTTATGGATTCTTATTTATTCCTGCAATGGGAATAAAAGGAATTGCTCTTGCAACAGTTTTAATTCAACTAATAAATATTGTATATATGCTCTATAAAGTAATGCAAACAAAGATGATACACTTTGATAATCTAAGATATTTTTTACCGCATAAAAAGATATATAAAGACTTGATAACACAAGGAATACCATCTAGTATGAACATGCTAATTATGGCTCTTGGTTCTATTATCTTAATGTATTTTGTTTCTTTATATGGTGTAAAAGCAGTTGCAGGTTATGGAATAGGATTTAGAGTTGAACAACTTATGCTTTTACCAGCTCTAGGATTAAGCTCAGCAGTACTTTCTATAGTTTCTAATAACTTTGGTGCTAAAAAGTACGATAGAGTTCAGGAGACGCTTAATAAGGCTTTAAAATATGGTTTTTATATATCAACCTTTGGAATTGTTTTTCTATATATCTTTGGAAAAATAATAATCCAACAGTTTGATAATGATTTAGAAGTTATTGCATATGGATTTGATTATATATTAGTAGAAGTTTGGATTTTCTACGCTTATGTAATTTTATTTATCTGTGTATCCACTTTACAAGCAATTAAAAAACCAAAAATGATTTTATACATTGCCCTTTATAGACAAATAATTGCTAAATTTTTAGTAGCTTATATCTTTGTGATATGGTTAGCCTTAGATTATATCTATTTATGGGTTGGAGTTTTAATCATGATTTATACTGCAGCTATATTTGCATATATCTACACTCAAAGAATGTTGAAAAAACTCTGCGTATAA
- a CDS encoding homoserine dehydrogenase yields MMKVGIIGVGTVGASVANILRDNKDIITARAGCEITPAIGVVNNLSKDRGVTVELTDDIEKVLNDDSIDIIVELMGGVEKPFEVVKKALANGKAVVTANKALLAYHRYELQELAGETPFEYEAAVAGGIPIINALREGLTANHIQSIRGIMNGTCNYMLTKMINEGVDYETILKESQELGYAEADPTFDVGGFDAAHKLLILGSIAYGIDAKPEDILIEGIQDIAPEDIDFANEFDYSIKLLTIAKKIGSEIELRVHPVFIPNNEMISKVDGVMNGVSVIGDKVGETMYYGPGAGGDATASAVIANIVDIARRGKGSPMLGFESSHGEDLTLMSKDDIQTKYYLRLRVEDKVGVLARVATILGDKNISIEKMIQKPLNRTCAHLLLSTHTSIEKDIVDALNAIEEAGVVTAKPVMIRIED; encoded by the coding sequence ATAATGAAAGTAGGAATAATTGGAGTTGGTACTGTTGGAGCAAGTGTTGCAAACATCTTAAGAGATAATAAGGATATTATCACTGCACGTGCTGGATGTGAAATAACACCAGCAATTGGGGTTGTTAATAATCTTTCTAAAGATAGAGGTGTAACAGTTGAATTAACGGATGATATTGAAAAAGTTTTAAACGATGATTCAATTGATATTATTGTTGAACTTATGGGTGGAGTTGAAAAGCCTTTCGAAGTTGTAAAAAAAGCTTTAGCGAATGGTAAAGCAGTTGTTACAGCAAATAAAGCACTTCTTGCATATCATAGATATGAATTACAAGAACTTGCAGGTGAAACTCCATTTGAATACGAAGCAGCAGTTGCTGGTGGTATTCCAATTATTAATGCTTTAAGAGAAGGTTTAACAGCAAATCACATCCAATCTATCAGAGGTATCATGAATGGTACTTGTAACTATATGCTTACAAAAATGATAAATGAAGGTGTAGATTACGAAACTATTTTAAAAGAGTCTCAAGAGTTAGGTTATGCAGAAGCTGATCCAACATTTGATGTTGGTGGATTTGATGCTGCACACAAACTTTTAATTCTTGGTTCTATTGCATATGGAATTGATGCGAAACCTGAAGATATTTTAATTGAAGGTATCCAAGATATTGCACCTGAAGATATTGATTTTGCAAATGAGTTTGATTATTCAATCAAACTTCTAACAATTGCTAAAAAAATAGGTTCAGAAATTGAACTTAGAGTTCATCCTGTATTTATTCCAAATAATGAAATGATATCTAAAGTTGATGGTGTTATGAACGGTGTTTCTGTAATAGGAGACAAAGTTGGAGAAACTATGTATTATGGTCCAGGAGCAGGTGGTGATGCTACAGCTTCAGCTGTTATTGCAAATATTGTTGATATTGCAAGACGTGGAAAAGGTTCACCAATGCTTGGTTTTGAATCATCACATGGTGAAGATTTAACACTAATGTCAAAAGATGACATCCAAACAAAATACTATTTAAGACTTAGAGTTGAAGATAAAGTTGGAGTTTTAGCACGTGTTGCAACTATTTTAGGAGATAAAAATATCTCAATCGAAAAGATGATTCAAAAGCCACTAAATAGAACTTGTGCACATCTTTTACTTTCTACACATACTTCAATTGAAAAAGACATCGTTGATGCTTTAAATGCAATCGAAGAAGCTGGTGTAGTTACTGCTAAACCAGTAATGATTAGAATTGAGGACTAA
- a CDS encoding LL-diaminopimelate aminotransferase, with translation MFPEIEFERMKRLPNYVFAEVNNIKMEARREGEDIIDFSMGNPDGPAPQHIIDKLKETADKPKNHGYSASAGIYKLRLAICNWYKRKYGVDYLDPNKHACATMGSKEGYVHLVQAIVNVGDVAVVPDPTYPIHSYAFMLSGAAIHKFELSFGDDFRVDEDLFFKRLQTTLDESIPKVKYVLVNFPHNPSCATVTPEFYQRLVDLAKKERFYIISDIAYADITFDGYKTPSIFEAEGALDVAVESFTLSKSYNMAGWRVGFMVGNERLIGALKRIKSWLDYGMFTPIQVAATVALDGPQECVQEHIEKYNYRRDVMLEAFKEAGWEMNKPNASMFIWARIPEKARHLGSMEFSKQLLTEAKVAVSPGIGFGHYGDEYVRIALIENEKRIRQAAKNIKKYLNSL, from the coding sequence ATGTTTCCAGAAATAGAATTTGAAAGAATGAAAAGGCTTCCAAACTATGTGTTTGCAGAAGTAAATAACATCAAAATGGAAGCTAGACGTGAGGGTGAGGATATTATAGACTTCTCAATGGGAAACCCTGATGGTCCAGCGCCACAACATATTATAGATAAATTAAAAGAGACAGCAGATAAACCAAAAAATCATGGTTATTCGGCATCTGCTGGTATTTACAAATTGAGATTAGCAATTTGTAATTGGTATAAAAGAAAATATGGGGTTGACTATTTAGACCCAAATAAACATGCTTGTGCAACTATGGGTTCAAAAGAGGGATATGTTCACTTAGTTCAAGCTATTGTAAATGTTGGAGATGTAGCAGTTGTTCCAGACCCAACTTATCCAATCCACTCATATGCATTTATGCTAAGTGGTGCAGCAATTCATAAGTTTGAATTGTCATTTGGTGATGATTTTAGAGTTGATGAAGATTTATTCTTTAAAAGACTTCAGACAACACTTGATGAATCTATTCCAAAAGTAAAATATGTACTTGTTAACTTTCCACACAATCCATCGTGTGCTACAGTTACGCCAGAGTTTTACCAAAGATTAGTTGATTTAGCTAAAAAAGAGAGATTTTATATCATCTCTGATATTGCTTATGCTGATATTACTTTTGATGGTTATAAAACGCCATCAATTTTTGAGGCAGAAGGTGCACTTGATGTTGCTGTTGAATCATTTACTCTATCTAAGTCATACAATATGGCAGGATGGAGAGTTGGTTTCATGGTTGGAAATGAAAGACTAATTGGTGCATTAAAAAGAATCAAATCATGGCTTGACTATGGTATGTTTACACCAATTCAAGTTGCAGCTACGGTTGCACTTGATGGACCACAAGAATGTGTTCAAGAACACATTGAAAAATATAATTATAGAAGAGATGTAATGCTTGAAGCATTTAAAGAAGCTGGTTGGGAAATGAATAAACCAAATGCCTCTATGTTTATTTGGGCAAGAATTCCTGAAAAAGCTAGACATCTTGGAAGTATGGAATTCTCAAAACAACTTCTAACCGAAGCAAAAGTAGCGGTAAGTCCAGGAATTGGATTTGGTCACTATGGTGATGAGTATGTGAGAATTGCTTTAATTGAAAATGAAAAAAGAATTAGACAAGCAGCAAAAAATATAAAGAAATATTTAAATAGTTTATAG